A region of the Geoalkalibacter sp. genome:
TTCGCGCCCGGGCGCACCACCAGCCGCAAGACCCGCATCCTCGCGAGCAACCAGCAGATGCTGCGCATCGACCGGGAAAGCAAGGATCCCATCGGCACGGAACTGGAAACGCAGCTAATCGAGCGCATCCGCGCCCTGGTCGCCGGCTGCCAGGTCATTCTCGTGTCCGATTATCTCAAGGGCGTGCTGACCGAGGGCCTGTTGCGCGAGATCTTCGCCATCGGGCGAGCGACCGGCATTCCCGTCGTCGTCGATCCCAAGGGCAGTGATTATCGCAAATATCTGGGCGCGACCCTGCTCACGCCCAACCGCAAGGAAGCACAAGCCGCCTCGGGCATCGCCATCACTGACCAAGCCGGCCTGTGTCGCGCGGGTCGGGCGCTGCGCGATTCCCTGCGGCTGGAAGCCCTGGTGCTGACACGCAGCGAAGAGGGCATGAGCCTGTTTCTCGCCGACGGCCGCGAGGTGCACCTGCCCACCGAGGCGCGGGAAGTGTTTGATGTTTCCGGCGCGGGCGATACGGTGCTGTCGCTGCTCGGCGCCGGGCTGGGCGCCGGGCTGTCCGTGGAGCAGGCCGCCCAGGTGGCCAATCTGGCGGCGGGCATCGTGGTCGGCAAGGTCGGCACCTCCACCGTCTCCCCCGAGGAAATTCTCGAGGTCGTCGGCCGCCGGCATTCCGACAGCGATCTGAAAATAAAAAACCGAGAAATCCTAAGTGTTCTTCTCGAGCGCGAACGCGAGCGCGGCAAGCGCATCGTCTTCACCAACGGCTGTTTCGACCTGTTGCACGTCGGGCATGTGAAATACCTGCAAAAAGCCCGCAACCTCGGTGATCTGCTGGTGCTCGGGCTCAACTCGGACGCTTCCATCCGCCGCCTCAAGGGCCCCAAGCGCCCGCTCATCGGCGAGGAGGAGCGCGCCCATCTCCTGGCCGCCCTCAAGTGCATCGATTACGTCGTCATTTTCGACGAGGACACGCCCTTTGAGCTGATCGGCGCCCTGCGCCCGCACATCCTGGTCAAGGGTGGGGATTACGCGCCCGAGGGCGTGGTCGGCAAGGAGTTGGTGGAAAGCTACGGCGGACGGGTCGAAATCATCCCCTTCGTGGACGGCAAGTCCACAACCAACGTCATCGAAACGATTCTCGAGCGCTATCGGGATGACTGAGCAAGCAGAGCGTCGCGCGGTGTTCCTCGATCGCGACGGGACGATCAATGTCGAAAAGGATTATCTTTTCCGTCCCGAGGAATTTGAGTTCATCCCCGGTGCGCCCGAGGCTATCGCGCGGCTCAATCAGGCAGGCTTTCTTGTCGTGGTCGTGACCAACCAGTCGGGGGTGGCGCGGGGGTATTTCGGGGAAGCGGACGTTCGACGGCTGCATGATTTTATTCAGCGCAAGCTGGCTGATCATGGGGCCGTCGTCGATGCCTTCTATCTGTGTCCCCATCATCCCGAGCATGGGGTCGGACCCTACAGGGTCGCGTGCGATTGCCGCAAGGGTCATCCGGGCATGCTGTTGCGCGCGGCCGTGGAGCACCAGATTGATCTGCGCCGCTCCTTCATGGTCGGCGACAAGCTGGCCGACGTGGAGGCGGGGAATCGCGCCGGATGCCGCTCCCTGCTGGTGCTGAGCGGCTACGGGCCCGAGGACGCGAAAAAGTTGCAGCCCGGGGAGGCCGTGGTCGTCGCGGATCTCTCCGCGGCGGTGGACGAAATTCTGCGAAGCGAGGAAACTCCATCATGAGCGCACCATCAGAGAAGATTCTCGTCACCGGCGCCGCCGGGTTCATCGGTTATCATCTGTGCGAGCGGCTGCTCGGCGAAGGATATGAGGTGGTCGGTCTCGACAACCTCAACGACTATTACGAGGTGTCCCTCAAGCAGGCGCGCCTGGCGCGACTCGTCGGGCGCGAGGGCTTTCGCTTCGTGCGCATGGATCTGGCGGATCGCGACAGCATGGCGGCCTTGTTCGCGCGGGAAAAATTCCAGCGCGTCGTCAACCTCGCCGCCCAGGCCGGGGTGCGCTACTCCCTGACCAATCCCCACGCCTACATCGACAGCAACCTGGTGGGCTTCATCAATATCCTCGAAGGCTGCCGGCACCATCAGGTCGAGCACCTGGTCTACGCCTCGTCGAGCTCGGTGTACGGCGCCAACACGCGCATGCCCTTTTCCATCCACGACAACGTCGATCATCCGGTGTCGCTCTACGCCGCGAGCAAAAAAGCCAACGAACTGATGGCCCACACCTACAGCCATCTCTACGGCCTGCCGACCACGGGGCTGCGCTTCTTCACCGTCTATGGCCCCTGGGGCCGGCCGGACATGGCGCTGTTTTTGTTCACCAAGGCGATTCTCGCCGGACGGCCCATCGACGTCTACAACCATGGCCGCATGCAGCGCGACTTCACCTACATCGACGACATCATCGAAGGCGTGACGCGGGTGACATTCCGAACCGCGGCGCCCAATCCCCACTGGCGGGGCGATGCGCCCGATCCCGGCACCAGCGCGGCGCCCTATCGGCTCTACAACATCGGCAACAACAATCCCGTCGAACTGCTGGCGATGATTGGCATTCTCGAGCAGGAACTCGGCCGCGCGGCGCAAAAGAATCTCATGCCCCTGCAACCGGGCGATGTGCCCGCGACCTACGCCGACGTCGATGATCTGATGCGCGATACGGGCTTTCGCCCCGCGACACCCTTGCAGGAGGGTATTCGGCGCTTCGTCGCCTGGTATCGGGAATTCTATCCAGGCTGAAGCATCCCCGATTCACACAACGACTGAAAAAGGCCACCGCAGAATCTGCCGGTGGCCTTTTTTTCTGGTAATGAAAGGGATTTTCAGCAGGCATTTTTCACCACGAATTTTCGCACGGCCTCGGCGGAGGCGGGGATGACCTGGCAGCGTTTGGGTTTGGCTTCGATGCCTTGCAGGGAGGCGGGGCGTTGCGGATCCTTGCCGATGGCCTGGCGCACGGCTTCGCCGAACTTGGCGGGGTGCGCGGTGGCCAGGCAGATCATGGGGCATTGGCCGGTGGAGAGTTCCTGGGCGGCGCGCACGCCGACGGCGGTGTGGGGGTCGAGGACGTAGCCGGTTTGCTCCTGGAAGGCGCGGATGGTGGCCAGGGTCTGGGAATCATCCACGGCGAGGGCGGCGAATTCGGACTGGATCCGCGCCTGCTGCTCGGCGCTGAAGCGCAGGCGGCCCTGGGCGCGGAAATCGGCCATGGCCTGGGTGACGGCGGCGCCGTCCTCGTCGAGCAGGTAATAGAGGTAGCGTTCGAAGTTGCTGGCGATCTGGATGTCCATGGAGGGCGACAGGGTGGTGGCGACCTTGCCCAGGGAATAGTCGCCGTCGCGCACCATGCGCGCCAGGATGTTGTTCTCGTTGGTGGCGAGAATCAGCTGCCGGATGGGCAGGCCCATGCGCCGCGCGATGTAGCCGGCGAAAATGTCGCCGAAATTGCCCGTCGGCACGGAAAAGCTGACCTCGCGGCAATCGGTGAGGCGCCGCACGCGGCCGAAGGCATAGAAGTAATAGACCACCTGCGCCAGCACGCGGGCCCAGTTGATTGAGTTGACGGCGCCCAGGGCGTACTGGTTTTTGAAGGCGACGTCGCCGAAGATCTCCTTGACGATGGCCTGGGCGTCGTCGAAGGTGCCTTCGACGGCGAGGTTGAAGACATTGGCGTCGGTCACGGTGGTCATCTGCAGCTCCTGGATGGGCGAGACCTTGCCGTGGGGATGCAGAATGAAGATGTGGATGTTTTCCTTGCCGCGCACGCCGGCGATGGCGGCGCTGCCCGTGTCGCCCGAGGTGGCGCCGAGGATGTTCATTTTTTGGCCGCGTTCGGCAAGCAGGTACTCGAAGAGATTGCCCAGAAACTGCAGGGCGACGTCCTTGAAGGCCAGCGTCGGCCCGTGGAACAGCTCAAGGATGTAGACGCCGTCCTCATGCACCACCGGCGTGATGTCCGGATGGGTGAAGCTGCGGTAGGAGCGCTCGATGAGGGTCTTGAGATCGGCCGAGGGCAGATCCGTGGCATACAGGGAGAGGATCTGAAAGGCCAGCTCCGGGTAGTCCAGTTTTGCCAGGGCTTCAATGTCGCCGGCGCCCAGGCTGGGAATGGTTTCAGGCAGCAGCAGGCCGCCGTCGTCGGCCAGGCCCATGAGCACGGCATCCTTGAAGGAAAGGCCGCTGACGCCGCCGCGGGTACTCTGGTAGCGCATGAGTTTTTTCTCCTCGGGTGAAATGTCGCGGCCACTATAGCAGAAGAGGTTTGGACTGCAAAGAATTCGAGAATCCGCCACACAAAAGGGGGAGCCGAGGCTCCCCCTTTTGTGTGGGTGTGCGTTGATCAAACCGGAGCGTCAGACTTTCTCCGCGAGGGTTTCCTGCACGTCGACCACGGCCACGGCGGCCATGTTGACGATCTCGGCGACGCTGTCGCCGCGCTGCAGGACGTGAATCGGCTTTTTCATGCCCATGAGGATGGGCCCGATGGTTTCGGCGCCGCCGAGTTTGTTCAGCATCTTGTAGCAGATGTTGCCCGATTGCAGGTCGGGGAAGATAAACACGTTGGCATCGCCCTTGAGACTGGAGAAGGGGTATTGCTTCTCCATCAAATCGGGATCCAGGGCCACATTGGCCTGCATCTCGCCATCGACGATGAGGTCGGGCGCCCATTCCTTGACCAGCTTGGTCGCCTTGGCCACCTTGTTGGTCAAGGGGTGCGGCGCGCTGCCGAAATTGGAGAACGACAGCATGGCGATGCGCGGCTTGACGTCGAAATAACGGGCCTTGGCGGCCGTGAGGATGGCTGTTTCCGCCAACTCTTCCGCCGTCGGTTCAATGGTCACGGTGGCATCGGCGCAGAACACCACGTCTTTTTTGAAGACCAGCATGTACAGACCGTGCACCTTGGAGAGGTGATCCTTTTTGCCGATGATCTCCAGCGCCGGGCGGATGGTGTCGGGATAGTGATGGGTGATGCCCGAGAGCAGGGTGTCGGCATCGCCCAGATGCACCATCATCGAGCCGTAGTAGTTGCGGTTCTTGCGGATCAGGCGCTTGGCCTCGGCCAGGGTGATGCCCTTGCGCTGACGCAGTTTGAAAAATTCCTCGGTATATCTCTCCGCCTGGGGAGCCGTCATGGGGTCGATGATTTCGACATTGCCGAGATCGAGCCCCAGCTCCCTGATGCGGGCGTTGATCTCGTCCGGATTGCCGAGCAGCACGGGAACGGCGATGCTTTCGTCGAGGAGAATCTGTGCCGCGCGCAGGATCTTGTCTTCTTCACCTTCAGGAAAGACGATGCGTTTCGGACTCGCTTTGGCCTTGTTGATCATGGTGCGCATGACCTGCTTGGAGCGGCCTTGCAGCGCTTCCAGGGACTCGCGGTAAGCATTCATGTCCTTGATGGGACGGCGGGCGACGCCCGTATCCATGGCGGCCTGGGCCACGGCCGGCGCGACGTGCAGCAGAACGCGCGGGTCGAAGGGTTTGGGGATGATGTAGTTGCGGCCGAACTTGATGTCCTCGCCGGCATAGGCCCGGCGAACCGAGTCGGGCACGTCCATCTTGGCCAGATCCGCCAGCGCCTTGACGGCGGCGAGCTTCATTTCCACGTTGATGGCGCGCGCGTGGGTGTCCAGGGCGCCGCGGAACAAAAACGGGAAGCACAGCACGTTGTTGACCTGATTGGCATAGTCGGAACGGCCGGTGCCGATGATGACGTCGTCGCGCACGGCCTTGGCTTCGGGCGGGGTGATTTCCGGATCGGGGTTGGCCATGGCGAACACGATGGGATCCTTGGCCATGGATTTGAGCATCTCGGGCGTCAGGGCGCCCTTGGAGGAGAGGCCGAAGAAGATGTCGGCTCCGACAATCGCTTCGGCCAGGGTGCGCGCATCCGTCTCGGCGGCCAGGCGTTCCTTGTATTCGTTCATCCCTTCCGTGCGGCCCTTGTAGATGACTCCCTTGGTGTCGCACAGGATGACGTTGTTCTTGTCGATCCCCATGGTGATGGCCAAACTGGCGCTGGCGATGCCGGAGGCGCCGGCGCCGTTGACGACCATTTTCACCTTCTTGATGTCCTTGCCGACGATCTCCAGGGCGTTGAGCATGCCGGCCGAGGCGATGATGGCGGTGCCGTGCTGATCATCGTGGAACACGGGGATGTCCATGATTTCGCACAGCTTCTCCTCGATGTAGAAGCATTCGGGCCCCTTGATGTCTTCGAGGTTGATCCCGCCGAAGGTCGGTTCAAGAAGTTTAACGGTGCGGATCAACTCATCGGGATCCTTGGTGTCGATTTCGATGTCGAACACATCGATGTCGGCAAAGCTTTTAAACAGAACCCCTTTGCCCTCCATGACCGGCTTGCCGGCCAGGGCGCCGATGTCGCCGAGACCCAGGACCGCGGTGCCGTTGGACACCACCGCGACCAGGTTGCCCTTGGCGGTGTATTCATAGGCATCGGCCGGATTCTTCTCGATTTCCAGGCAGGGCTCGGCGACGCCGGGGCTGTAGGCGAGGGAGAGGTCGCGACTGGTGGCGCAGGGTTTGGTCGTGATGACCTCGATTTTACCTTTGCGGCCAGTGCTGTGGTAGTCCAGAGCATCTTGACGTTTGGACATGGGACACCAATCCTTTCACATGTTGGGGTTGAGAAAAAAATCACATGGCAAATAAAGCATGGGGTATAATTTACCTTTAAGTATTTCCTTTTTACTTTCGCTGAAAAAATTTTTGGTTTTAGTCGTTTTTTCAAGTAGATATTTATTTTGGTTAAAAACCATAGCGACGGCGCTGCATGCTTGTCAAGAATAATCGCGGCGGCGCCGCGGTTGGGGTGAAACGCTGTTTAGCCCTTCTTGATACCGCCCTTGCCAAGCAACGGCGGTGCCAAGAAAAAATGCCGTATACCAGGGATAAAAAATATCGTTACTTTTCTTGGGGTCAAGGCATGTTTATCATGAGTTCGGCTGATTTCGGGAACTGCCGGATCGTGCCGGCGGGCGGCCGATTTTGGCCAGAACCGGCGAACCCCTTGCCCGTCGGCCTCAAGTCGTCTTGCTCCTTCCCGGAAATGGGATAGGATGTTGTCATTGTTTGAGGAGAGGTGCCGGCCATGGTCATGACCGTCGGTGTATTGTCCGATACGCATTTGCGCGGGGGCAGAGATTCTTTCGCGTTTCTGGAACGTCTGGCGCGGGACTATTTCGCCGAGGCGCAAGCGGTCGTTCATGCCGGCGATCTGGTCGATCCGGCCATCCTGGAGGCGTTTTCGCCCCTGCCGGTCTATGGGGTGCGCGGCAACATGGATCTGGCCCATGCCGATCTTCCGCCCAAGCGAATCCTCACCTTGGAGGGCTTCCGCATCGGCCTGATTCACGGCTGGGGGGCTGCCTGCGGGTTGGAGGAGCGTTTGCTGGAGGAGTTTGCCGGTGCAAATCTCGATTGTCTGGTCTACGGCCACAGCCACCAGCCCCTCAACGAGCAGCGCGGCAAGCTGCTGCTGTTCAATCCCGGCAGCCCCGTCGACCCGCGTCAGGCACCCTTTCCCAGCGTGGGGCGGCTGCATTTGAATTCGACGAATCAAACCATTCGCGGCGAAATTCTGCGTTGCGGCTGAGCGCGGGGAAAGGATCGATCAAGAAATCATGGATTGTCTGTGGGCGCCTTGGCGCATGACCTACATCAACGGCGAACCCGAAGGGAGCTGTATTTTCTGCCTGCGCGATCGAGAGGACGAAGATCGGCGCCGCCAGGTGCTTCATCGCGGCGACCACGCCTTTGTCATCATGAACCGCTTTCCCTACACCAACGGGCATGTGATGGTGGCGCCCTTTCGCCACAGCGCCGATCTGGAAGATTTCAGCGATGCCGAGGTGGTCGAGATGCACCGCCTGGTCGCTCTCGCGCGCCGGGTGCTGACCCAGGTTTCGCGACCCGACGGCTTCAACATCGGACTGAACCTTGGACGCGCCGCCGGGGCCGGGGTGACGGATCATCTGCACTACCATGTGGTGCCGCGCTGGAACGGCGATACCAATTTCATGCCGGTGTTCGCCGATGTGCGCGTGGTGCCCCAGCACCTGGAGGAAACCTACGGGCTGCTGCGCCGGGCTTTTCTGGAGGCGGTTCACCAGGCCTAGACCGCGGCCCTCGCGCAACGTTTTGAATTCCTCGCGGCCCTGTGATACTCTGGCGCCGCCGAAATTCCCACCCGTTGTCACGACACTCCCCCATCTCCCTGGAAAGGATGATCGCTCAATGCTTGAACTGCTCAAACAGGGCGGGCCCTTCATGTGGCCCATCGGCGCCTGCTCGGTGATTGCCCTGGCCATCTTTCTGGAGCGTGCCTTTGTCTATTTCCGCATTCGTCAGGGTTCGGATCATCTGTTGCGCGAGATTGAAAAACTCGCCGCGCAACGCAAGTTCGACGAGGCCGTCATCATCTGTCAGCGCACCGGCACCCCTCTGGCGCGCATCTTCATCGCCGCCCTGCGCGCCGCAGGGCGCAGCCGCGACCAGATCAAGACCCTGGTGGAAGAAGCAGGCAATCGCGAGGCGGCGCCCCTGGCGCGCTATCTCGGGCTGCTGGCGACCATCGCCAACATCTCGCCGCTGCTGGGGTTGCTGGGCACGGTGTGGGGCATGATCCAGGCCTTCAACGTCATCGCCACCCAGGGGGTCGGCACCCCGGCGACGCTGGGCGGGGGCATTTCCCAGGCGCTGATCACCACCGCCGCCGGTCTGACCGTGGCGATCCCCACCATTCTCGGCCATCGTTATCTGAGCGGTCGCGCCGAGCGCATCACCCTGGAAATGGAAGAATATTCCCTGCACCTCGTCGATTTGCTGGAGAGCTAGGCCATGGCTTTTCGCCGCAGACGTTCCGAGGAAGTGCGCGTCGACATCACTCCCATGGTCGACGTGGTGTTTCTGCTGCTGATTTTTTTCATGATTTCCACCACCTTCGTGGAAACGCCGGGCATCGACATCAAACTGCCTGAATCGGGAGCTCAGGCCATCGAGCGCGAACCCGAGGAGCTCAAGGTGTATCTCTCCCGCGAGGGCGATATTTTTGTCGGCGAGGAAAAAACCACCCTGGCCGCCTTGCGCGAACGCCTCGCCGATTATGGGCCGCGGGCCGCGCAAACCACCTTTCTGCTGCTGGCCGACCGTGAGGCGCGCCACGGCCGGGTCGTGGAACTGATGGATGCCGCGCGCGCCGCCGGGTTCAGTCGTCTGGCCATTGCCACGGAGGAGGAGCGAGGTCGCTGATGGATCGGGAATTGCTCATCGGTATCGATCTCGGCGGCACCAACTGTCGCCTGGCCCTGGTCGACGGCCGCGGCGAGATCGGTGAGGGTTCGCGCCTCTCCAGCCGCGAGTTTGTCGACGCCGAGGATCTGGTGGAGCGTCTCGCCCTGGAATGCCGCGCCCTGATGGAGCACGCCCGCCGTCAGGGAGGCCGGGTGCGGGCGGTCGGCGCCGGTGTTCCGGGGCTGGTGGATGGCACCGGCACCGTTCTGACGGCGCCCAATCTTGGGATTCTCGACGGATTGCCGCTTGGCGCGGCTTTGGAAAAACGCCTCGGCCTGCCCGTGGCCGTTCTCAACGATGCCAACGCCATCGCCTGGGGCGAAAAGATCTGGGGCGCGGCCATCGATCTGGATTCCTTTCTGGCGCTCACCCTCGGCACGGGCGTGGGCGGCGGGCTCATTCTCGGCGGGCGTCTGTGGGTCGGCGCCGATGGCTGCGCCGGCGAAGTGGGCCATCTCAATGTCGAAGCGCACGGGCGCATCTGCGGGTGCGGCAGTCGCGGCTGCCTGGAGCAATATTCCTCGGCGAGCGGTATTCTGCGCTCGGTGCGCGACGCCCTCGCGCAAGGTCGAGACTCGACCCTTTCGCAAATCAATGATCAGGACCTGAGCGCTGCGGCGGTCGGCGCGGCCGCGCGCGGCGGCGATGCCTTGGCGCTGGAGGTGCTGCGCGAGGCTGGTCGGCGACTCGGCCAGGTTCTGGCCGGCGTCGCCAATCTGCTCAACCTGGACGGCGCGGTGATCTGCGGCGGTGTGGCGTCCAGCCTTGATCTTTTCTTGCCGGCCTTAAATCAGGAGCTGTTCGCGCGCGCCTTCGATCGACCGGCGCGGCGCATGCGCATTTTCGCCGGTGCCCTGGGCGACCGAGCCGGGATTCTCGGCGCGGCCCATTTTGCCTGCCATCCCCAGGCGGCTTGGTCGGCCCGAAGCGAAAGTTGATCAAGATTTATCAAGCCAGAATTATGATATTTTGCTAATTATTTCTTGACCGCGACATGCAAGCCGGTTAATCTTTGGGGAATCATCAAACCCAATCACGGGGGGATCACGGGCGTGAGGGTCAATAGCAACATCGATCGGAAAGTGCTCTATGCGCTGGGTGGCGTCGGTCTGGGCATTCTTGCTCCCATCGGCTGGGTTCTGCTCCATCCCTTGCTCTTTTGGTCGCCGGATATGGGTTATTGGACGCAGGTGGGACGCAGCCTGCTCAGCGGCGGCGAAAATCTGGCCCTTTATCTCTATATGGGCGGCGGGACGGCCGTGGTGCTCGGCTGCTTCGGTTTTTTCATCGGCAAGTCGAGCCAGGCGATTCATGAGCGCGCCCGCAGCCTGAACGATCTCAACCAGGCCGTGGCCAGTCAGAAGGAAGAATTCGAGCGGCGCTTTCGCGACCTCAACGCCAGCATCAAGAAGTTTCATTCCATCAACGCCAACATCCAGAAGACCATCGTCGCCGACGAAGTCCTGCAACTGGCCGCCGAGGGCCTGCATCGCATCCTCGGCTATGATCGGGTCAACATCTTCATGGTCGACGAGAGCCGCAACGCCCTTCAGTGGGTGGCCTGCCGCAGCGCCGATGCGGCGGGTCAGCTGCCGGTCATTCCCTTGGATCGCCGCGCCGGGGCCCTGTTTCTCGCCGTCAGGGAGCGTCGCATCATCCTGGTGGACAACGTGCGCGAGATGGCGCCCGAATACCGCCTCGAACCGCCGTTGCGCGATCTGCCCCAGCTGCGTTCGCGCAGCTTTATTCTCTGTCCCATCCTCGTCAACGATCAGGTGGTTGGCCTGTTCGGCGTCGACAACAAATCCAAGCAGAAGGAACTCGACGAAACCGATGTGGATACCGTCAAGCTGTTTGCCGATCAGGTGTCGGCGGCCCTGACCAAAATCAATCTGATCGGAGCGGTCGAGGCGCTGATCCGCGAGCTCAATCACACCTTCGACGATTTCGCCAGATACCGCGAGGATTACTCGCGTCTCATTTCCTCCCTCAAGCGCGCCACGGCGTCCACGGCGTCTTCCATCACCGAAATCGCCGGCGGCGCCGATGTGGTGCGCGACGCGGTCAACAGTACTCAGTCGGCTTCCAGCGAGATTTCCGTCTCCATCGAGGAAGTGTCCCAGAACATGAAGCTGCTGACCGATTTCATGGAAAATTCCATTTCGGCCATGACGGAAATTTCCACGACCATCCGTACCGTGGAGGAGAACGGCGCCGTTTCCCAGCAGATGTCGGAAACCGTGCAGAAACAGGCCGAGGAAGGCGTGGCGGCTGTCGCCAACACGCTCGAGGGGTTGCAGGGCATCGCCCAGGCGGTGCGCGATGCCGCCTCGGTCATCGAAACCCTGTCTCAGAAGAGCCAGGAAATCGACCAGATCACCACCGTGATCAACGAAATCACCCAGAAGACCAACCTGTTGGCGCTCAACGCGGCGATCATCGCCGCCCAGGCCGGCGAACAGGGGCGCTCCTTCGGCGTGGTCGCCGAGGAGATTCGCGGGCTCTCCCAGGAAACCGCCAGTTCCACCGGCGCCATCACCCAGATCATTCAGGAAATTCAGGATTCCACCCATCGGGCGGTGGGCCATATCGGGCGCACCGGCGAATGGGTGGACAAGGGTCTCGACATGGGGCGCGGCACGGAAAAATCCCTGCGGCGGATTCTGGAAAGCTCGGTCAAGGCCATGGGCATGGCCCGCGAAATCCGCAGCGCCACCCAGGAAGTCGCGCACAGTGCCGAATACGTGAGCAAATCCATCGAGGAATTGGGGGAGATGACCGCCCAGGTGTCCCTCGCCTTCCGCGAGCAGGCGCAGGGAACGCGCAGCATCGTCAAGTCCATCGAGGACATCAAGAACATGGCCGACGACATGGTGGTGGCCACGGCCAAGCAGGAAAAGGACACCCGCGACATCGAAACCGGCGTCGAATCGGTGCAGCAGATGGCCGAGCGGATCTTTACCGAAATGGATGAGCGGCGCAAGCAGAGCCGCGAGGTGGTGGAACGCCTGGAGCGTTTGAAGCAGGCCTGATGCACGACGAAAAGAGCAGGGGTGAGGGATGAAGGAAAGGGGGCGCGATGCCCCCTTTTTATTTGGAAAACCCGTCGATGAGATGCAGCACCTTCTCGCGATGCGGACAGCGGTCCCGTTCGTGAGAGCAATTTTCGATCTCGCAGGGCTCGATGTGGATGGTGACGTCGGCGCCGCGAATTTCCTCCTCGATGCGTGTTTCCAGGTGATCGGCGATGCGATGGGCCTCGTCCACGGAAAGGTGACGGCACAGGGTCAGGTGGAAATCCATGATCTTCTGGGAGCCGGCGCGGCGGGTGCGCAGATTGTGAAAATCGAGGTGCAGATCGCCGTGGGCGCGTATCAGGCTGGTGATTTCGGCACGCACCGCTTCGGGCAATTCCTCGTCGAGCACGTCGCGCAGGCCGTGGCGCACCAGGCGCGCGGCCTCGAAAAGGATGTAGCAGGCGATGGCGATGGAGAGCACCGGGTCGAGCCAGGGCAGGTCGAGAAGACGAATCACCACCAGGCCGAGCAGCAGCCCGGCGTTGGTGTAGACGTCCATGGAGAAATGCAGGGAATCGGCCTTGAGGGCCGAGGAATCGGTTTCGCGGGCCACGCGCAGCAGGTGCCGGCTGATCAGCCAGGAGGCGACCAGCGAGAGCAGCAGCACGGCGATGCCGCCCTCGACGGCGCGCAGTTCGCTGCCCAGGTAAAGCCTGCGAAGCGATTCGCCGATGATCAGCAGTCCCGAGAGGGCGATGATGGAGCTCTGCGCCAGGGTGGCCAGGGTTTCGTATTTGCCGTGGCCGAAGGGGTGGTTCTTGTCGGCGGGTTTTTCCGCCTGGGTGATGGCGACCAGATTCACGCCGGACATGAGGATGTCGAGCAGCGAGTCGACGGCCGAGGAGAGAATCGCCATGGAGCCGGTGAACAGACCCGTCGCCAGTTTGAGGACGGCAAGCCCCGCGGCGGTCGCCACCGACAGGCGGGCGGCTCTGATCTTGCGGTTGGCGCGCGCCACCGGGGGTCAGTCCTTGAGGCTGCAGGCCCGTTCCCAGCTCGGGTAGCCGTCGCCGGTGATGGACCAGAAGGATTCGATGCGCTCGTGGTAGAAATCCAACTCCTCGCACGGGCGGGCAAGTTCCTCGGCCTGCCGTTCGCTGATCAGGCCCCTATGCGCCAGGAATCGGTAAAAGGCGG
Encoded here:
- the rfaE1 gene encoding D-glycero-beta-D-manno-heptose-7-phosphate kinase, producing the protein MDRVAIESFLARLPGLKALVVGDLMLDEYVWGRTERISPEAPVQVVDVVRQDLRLGGAGNVVNNLVALGCRIEVAGALGDDDDGRSLRAMLAAAGIGTGGLVFAPGRTTSRKTRILASNQQMLRIDRESKDPIGTELETQLIERIRALVAGCQVILVSDYLKGVLTEGLLREIFAIGRATGIPVVVDPKGSDYRKYLGATLLTPNRKEAQAASGIAITDQAGLCRAGRALRDSLRLEALVLTRSEEGMSLFLADGREVHLPTEAREVFDVSGAGDTVLSLLGAGLGAGLSVEQAAQVANLAAGIVVGKVGTSTVSPEEILEVVGRRHSDSDLKIKNREILSVLLERERERGKRIVFTNGCFDLLHVGHVKYLQKARNLGDLLVLGLNSDASIRRLKGPKRPLIGEEERAHLLAALKCIDYVVIFDEDTPFELIGALRPHILVKGGDYAPEGVVGKELVESYGGRVEIIPFVDGKSTTNVIETILERYRDD
- the gmhB gene encoding D-glycero-beta-D-manno-heptose 1,7-bisphosphate 7-phosphatase; its protein translation is MTEQAERRAVFLDRDGTINVEKDYLFRPEEFEFIPGAPEAIARLNQAGFLVVVVTNQSGVARGYFGEADVRRLHDFIQRKLADHGAVVDAFYLCPHHPEHGVGPYRVACDCRKGHPGMLLRAAVEHQIDLRRSFMVGDKLADVEAGNRAGCRSLLVLSGYGPEDAKKLQPGEAVVVADLSAAVDEILRSEETPS
- a CDS encoding NAD-dependent epimerase → MSAPSEKILVTGAAGFIGYHLCERLLGEGYEVVGLDNLNDYYEVSLKQARLARLVGREGFRFVRMDLADRDSMAALFAREKFQRVVNLAAQAGVRYSLTNPHAYIDSNLVGFINILEGCRHHQVEHLVYASSSSVYGANTRMPFSIHDNVDHPVSLYAASKKANELMAHTYSHLYGLPTTGLRFFTVYGPWGRPDMALFLFTKAILAGRPIDVYNHGRMQRDFTYIDDIIEGVTRVTFRTAAPNPHWRGDAPDPGTSAAPYRLYNIGNNNPVELLAMIGILEQELGRAAQKNLMPLQPGDVPATYADVDDLMRDTGFRPATPLQEGIRRFVAWYREFYPG
- the thrC gene encoding threonine synthase, whose protein sequence is MRYQSTRGGVSGLSFKDAVLMGLADDGGLLLPETIPSLGAGDIEALAKLDYPELAFQILSLYATDLPSADLKTLIERSYRSFTHPDITPVVHEDGVYILELFHGPTLAFKDVALQFLGNLFEYLLAERGQKMNILGATSGDTGSAAIAGVRGKENIHIFILHPHGKVSPIQELQMTTVTDANVFNLAVEGTFDDAQAIVKEIFGDVAFKNQYALGAVNSINWARVLAQVVYYFYAFGRVRRLTDCREVSFSVPTGNFGDIFAGYIARRMGLPIRQLILATNENNILARMVRDGDYSLGKVATTLSPSMDIQIASNFERYLYYLLDEDGAAVTQAMADFRAQGRLRFSAEQQARIQSEFAALAVDDSQTLATIRAFQEQTGYVLDPHTAVGVRAAQELSTGQCPMICLATAHPAKFGEAVRQAIGKDPQRPASLQGIEAKPKRCQVIPASAEAVRKFVVKNAC
- a CDS encoding NADP-dependent malic enzyme, with translation MSKRQDALDYHSTGRKGKIEVITTKPCATSRDLSLAYSPGVAEPCLEIEKNPADAYEYTAKGNLVAVVSNGTAVLGLGDIGALAGKPVMEGKGVLFKSFADIDVFDIEIDTKDPDELIRTVKLLEPTFGGINLEDIKGPECFYIEEKLCEIMDIPVFHDDQHGTAIIASAGMLNALEIVGKDIKKVKMVVNGAGASGIASASLAITMGIDKNNVILCDTKGVIYKGRTEGMNEYKERLAAETDARTLAEAIVGADIFFGLSSKGALTPEMLKSMAKDPIVFAMANPDPEITPPEAKAVRDDVIIGTGRSDYANQVNNVLCFPFLFRGALDTHARAINVEMKLAAVKALADLAKMDVPDSVRRAYAGEDIKFGRNYIIPKPFDPRVLLHVAPAVAQAAMDTGVARRPIKDMNAYRESLEALQGRSKQVMRTMINKAKASPKRIVFPEGEEDKILRAAQILLDESIAVPVLLGNPDEINARIRELGLDLGNVEIIDPMTAPQAERYTEEFFKLRQRKGITLAEAKRLIRKNRNYYGSMMVHLGDADTLLSGITHHYPDTIRPALEIIGKKDHLSKVHGLYMLVFKKDVVFCADATVTIEPTAEELAETAILTAAKARYFDVKPRIAMLSFSNFGSAPHPLTNKVAKATKLVKEWAPDLIVDGEMQANVALDPDLMEKQYPFSSLKGDANVFIFPDLQSGNICYKMLNKLGGAETIGPILMGMKKPIHVLQRGDSVAEIVNMAAVAVVDVQETLAEKV